In the Diadema setosum chromosome 11, eeDiaSeto1, whole genome shotgun sequence genome, TATTATAAAATTCACAGGTCCAATATCTACATTGAAtatgattgcaaaaaaaaagaaaaaaaaaaggagtggaCAGCAAAGTATTCAACTCGTATCCATTAATCTATACTGTGCttaattgagatttttttttttttagagcgaATACTTGACTGGCATAGTTTAAAGATTGCACTTGTCCcattttttaatcaaacttttcacaatgtttacatacatttttttttttaatccgatTGGTTGGATTGAGAGGATGATCTTTTTGAGACGGTGCTTTGGACTTTGTATAGCCTTAACCCATTAAGTCCTGGGGTAATTTTCCCAAAGAAATTATTGTCTTGTAATCCTTAAAAAGCCAACTCCGAATTTAACTGTAAATTTCACATTGGAGCAAGAATAGCTGCAACTTGCTATAGATTAATGAAACTTATGCAAAATCAAgaagaaatatatgtatataaacaagTAAATCTGACAGAGAAAAGGGAACTTTAAAATGTACGTGTTGCCAATTTCACAAATCATTTATGGATACagcaaggtttttttttttttttttttgttgttaaaacgTGCAGAATATACATGAACAacaaaggactttttttttcatcctgtcCAATGATACACTTCAATACAGAagaaaattacatgtacaataaaaaaaaaaagaaacaaaccattAAAACGTGGCTCCTTGAAAATGTTGGCTTAAGCCATAAATTCTCAtaacatacattacaaaaaCTGGATTAATGTATGACTACaaattacagggggaaaaacgAGCGTTTTATCGAATGAACGCATGACTACACGAAGAGAAAAGCAATCTCCAGATCAAGTTTTGGTTGTCAAGGAGAGAGACAAAGTGGCACAGAAACAGTTTGCCACCAACAGGTAGCTTTGCTTGAATGTAGGAGAATTTGACACGAGCATTTCTTTAGAACTATTTTCCCAAATGCCGTCTTTGACATCATCTGCAGTTCCGCTACTTGGCCAGATTTTTTGGGACATGGGAGCTTGGCGCGTCAGCTGAAGACTGATGTTCAAAATAGTCCATCCCATGAGGTTTGAAGCGTTGCATTTGTAGGTACCCACGTAATCAGAACTCATGTTGGTTATGATAAAATCACCGCCAATGAAAGCAGTCATGCCCTCATGAGTAGTATTTGTCGTGTGCGGAACGCTGTGAGGAATGGTCCAGGATACCATTACATCTGTCGGATCATTGACGGGACACTCAAGTCTCACCGTGTCGCCTTCAGCTCCGACCCACTGCGATTTCGTCGGGTCTTGGATGGGAACgcattgcattttttcttcagCAACCTCAGCCAAGCGCTTGCCCGATAACCTGTCTGGCTGTGCGCAGACGACCCCGGATTCTGGACCTGTGTCGCCGTAGAGAAGAAAGTTATCCCTCAATCGTCTAGAGAAGGATCTTGCACGACAGTCGCACTCTAACGGATTGTCTGAAACATTGATTCTTGCCTGGTGGTGAGCATCAGTTAAGAGCGATTGCGGCACGTGGTGAAGCAAGTTGTGTGTGAAGTCAAGAGACCGCAGCAGCGGGGTTGTCTTCACGCCATCTCCCTGAACCCGTCTTAGTCTATTTCCTGTCACGTTAAGACTTGTTAAGAGAGGAAACATCTGAAAACTTTGCCTTTCTAATGCATCTATGTTATTATAACTCACGTCAAGAAAAAGGATGTCACTGTTGTTGTCCACTGTTTGCCAAAAATCACTCGAAATATTGTTGTGAGAAACAACAAGCTCTGCGACAAACGTGCCGGTAAGATTCGGCAAGGTTGAGAGCAGATTGTTCTTCAGTTCTAGCCGTTCGATATGTATCTCATGAGGCAGTTCCAGATCGACAATGTCGTCAACTCTCTGTAATGTAGTGATATTATTGAGAAAGATATACCTCAGAAAAGGTTGGTGTTGCAAAATACCAGCGGGACCATCTTGAAGAATTGTGTTTGATAAGTTTAGAGATGACAACAACGGCATCCAGAGTCCCAAATCCGCACTTATAAACTGAAGAGGATTGTTAGCAAGGTTCAGTGTCATCAGGGTTGAGAAACGAGGGATAAGTGAAGAATTGATATTTGTGATTCCGTTTCCGTCGAGGTGGAGGTCATGAAGTCCAGTTACTCTCCTGTCATCACTTATCTCTACAGTTTGCAACGCCGGCAAAAAGTTTGCTAACGCCGTATTCGAAATATATAGATTTCGCAAACTTTGGCAGTCATGGAAAGTAGTGGAGGGTACAAATTCAACAGGATTGAGTGATAGATCGAGCGTATGTAAATCAGTGCATCCCTGAAACGTATTGATTGAAATTCTTTGGATTCTATTATTTCTGAGATTTACTGTTTCGACAGTAGGCAAATATCGCATAAAAGAAATGTTGGAAATCCTATTGTCTTCGGCATTCAGATACTTTAGCCGCGACATGGACAGGGAATTAAtatcaaaatgtgatattttattaTGAGAGATGTCAATATGTGTTACAGATAAGAGAAAAACATCTTCTGCAATCTGCGTCAGGTTTCCGAAACGCAAAATAAGTGTGTTTAAAACAAACGGTGTGCCAATAGCGGAAAGTGACGGAGGGCTAAATCCGTCGATGCGTAACTCTCGAAGGCTCCGAAGAGAAGAGAACGGATTTGTTTGGATCGTCATGGCTACATTACTCTGCAGACGCAGTTCGTTTAGTGTCGCAGGACTTGTCAGTCGAGGGATATGAGCAATTTCCGTGTTCATCAAAGACAGCAGCCTGAGCCGGACTAGATTGCCCAGGTTTTCCCACACGACACTTCGGATTGGGTTCGAATCGAGGACGAGCTGGGCGAGATCATAGATAGTTGGAAATACGGGCAAAGATTCGAATTTGTTTCGAGACATATCAAGATTTGTGAGACGGGGACAATTCTGAAGAGCGGGAAAGTTTAGTGAAGAGACCTCATTGTCGGTGATATTGAGTGAATAAAGCATGGGCAAGTTAGAGAAGGCCTGAAGATCCTGTAACTTATTTTGTCCAACATCGAGCACCATCAATGACGCTGCCACTGAAAACGCGAGAGGGTCCACGTAATGAATGGAATTGTTCGTCAAGTAGAGCGCGTTGAGCAACGGCGCATTTAAAACTCCGTCAATTCTCGTCAGGGCATTGTTCGAGAGACGGAGATACCGCAAGTTTGGTGTGTTAGTAAGCAGGTTGTTGGGCAACTCATTTATCTCGTTATTACTCAGATTAATACTACGCAGACTGG is a window encoding:
- the LOC140235319 gene encoding leucine-rich repeat and fibronectin type III domain-containing protein 1-like protein, which gives rise to MALTSRHLLDLKSCCFMLLQLAVFAHGSGLSACPNVCKCYALRMIDPWVRVDCRRAHLDKLPTLGPKVTILYCAETRVDRLLRETFTNASNLVYVSVVNNPIVHIEGGLWSVLQRLTHLELVNAVLTDSQVALLRDSPSVRILRLSSNLITEITKEHFEGMPFLEELILDNNRISRFAFSHDSVKLVNLSGNLMSEVQDDSFAEMRNRLRRVQGDGVKTTPLLRSLDFTHNLLHHVPQSLLTDAHHQARINVSDNPLECDCRARSFSRRLRDNFLLYGDTGPESGVVCAQPDRLSGKRLAEVAEEKMQCVPIQDPTKSQWVGAEGDTVRLECPVNDPTDVMVSWTIPHSVPHTTNTTHEGMTAFIGGDFIITNMSSDYVGTYKCNASNLMGWTILNISLQLTRQAPMSQKIWPSSGTADDVKDGIWENSSKEMLVSNSPTFKQSYLLVANCFCATLSLSLTTKT